The following nucleotide sequence is from Pagrus major chromosome 16, Pma_NU_1.0.
gattggtcagacaCAGTGGCAGGTGAGCGGATCTCTGTGTGACCTGGTGATGACTCGGactctgtgattggtcagttccTGCAGGTCAGAGATCAGCTGCAGCAGGCGAGGACTTGGCTCGTAGACGACCCAGCTCGGGTCGGTCGGGTCGGGTCTGTAGTACGAGTCCAGAACTTCAAGAGTGTCgagatgctgcagctgctgcagatgcagGAAGTCACTGTCTGACACGTGATGATGtctgaaacacaacaaacagaaggTTACTATGGAAACCAGGTGTTTCCTCCAGGTGGTCAGTGTTGGTTTGATTCATCCTTTTCTGACCAATCAGCTGCTCAGTTTGGACGCAGCCTCAGCTTGTCTCAACTCTTCAGGGTCATGTTGCTGATTACTAATCTTTGTGGGTCATCAGTTGTCAGTGACTCACCTGATCCGGAGCGTTCTCAGGTGAGGGAACAGCTGTGGGAGGAGTCTGACTAGGTTGGAGGAGGAGCTCCAGGGTTCCAGGTGCAGGTGATGCAGCTGAGGAGCTCTCTGTGAGACCACCTGCAGATCTTCAGGCTGCAGATCCACACAGAGAGTCAGACTGAGGAGGGAGGACGGCAGGAAGTCAGCATACACTGCCAGAGGATGGCCTCCTATTGGACAGACAAAGTGAGGTCATCGTGACATCAGAGCATCAGCAGGAGAAGAAACATTGAGGTGCTACAGTGACAAGGACAGTCCTGTCCTGTTACTGTAGAGTcagagtcacagtagagtcacattagtcaaagtagagtcacagtagagtcacattagagtcacagtagagtcacattagagtcacagtagagtcacattagtcaaagtagagtcacagtagtcacattagagtcacagtagagtcacattagtcaaagtagagtcacattagtcaaagtagagtcacagtagtcacattagagtcacagtagagtcacattagtcaaagtagagtcacattagagtcacagtagagtcacattagtcaaagtagagtcacattagagtcacattagagtcacattagtcaaagtagagtcacagtagagtcacattagagtcacattagagtcacattagtcaaagtagagtcacagtagagtcacattagagtcacattagagtcacagtagagtcacattagagtcacattagtcacattagagtcacagtagagtcacattagtcaaagtagagtcacattagtcaaagtagagtcacagtagtcacattagagtcacagtagagtcacattagtcaaagtagagtcacattagagtcacagtagagtcacattagtcaaagtagagtcacattagagtcacattagagtcacattagtcaaagtagagtcacagtagagtcacattagagtcacattagagtcacattagtcaaagtagagtcacagtagagtcacattagagtcacattagagtcacagtagagtcacattagagtcacattagtcacattagagtcacagtagagtcacattagtcaaagtagagtcacagtagagtcacattagagtcacattagtcaaagtagagtcacagtagagtcacattagagtcacattagagtcacattagtcaaagtagagtcacagtagagtcacattagagtcacattagagtcacagtagagtcacattagagtcacattagtcacattagagtcacagtagagtcacattagtcaaagtagagtcacagtagagtcacattagagtcacattagtcaaagtagagtcacagtagagtcacattagtcaaagtagagtcacagtagagtcacattagagtcacattagagtcacattagtcacattagagtcacattagtcacattagagtcacattagtcacattagagtcacattagtcacagtagagtcacattagagtcacattagagtcacagtagtcacattagagtcacagtagagacaCAATAGTCaaagtagagtcacagtagtcacattagagtcacagtagagtcacattagtcaaagtagagtcacattagtcaaagtagagtcacagtagtcacattagagtcacagtagagtcacattagtcaaagtagagtcacattagagtcacagtagagtcacattagtcaaagtagagtcacattagagtcacattagagtcacattagtcaaagtagagtcacagtagagtcacattagagtcacattagagtcacattagtcaaagtagagtcacagtagtcacattagagtcacagtagagtcacattagtcaaagtagagtcacattagagtcacattagagtcacattagtcaaagtagagtcacagtagagtcacattagagtcacattagagtcacattagtcaaagtagagtcacagtagagtcacattagagtcacattagagtcacagtagagtcacattagagtcacattagtcacattagagtcacagtagagtcacattagtcaaagtagagtcacagtagagtcacattagagtcacattagtcaaagtagagtcacagtagagtcacattagagtcacagtagagtcacattagtcaaagtagagtcacagtagtcacattagagtcacagtagagtcacattagtcaaagtagagtcacattagtcaaagtagagtcacagtagtcacattagagtcacagtagagtcacattagtcaaagtagagtcacattagagtcacagtagagtcacattagtcaaagtagagtcacattagagtcacattagagtcacattagtcaaagtagagtcacagtagagtcacattagagtcacattagagtcacattagtcaaagtagagtcacagtagagtcacattagagtcacattagagtcacagtagagtcacattagagtcacattagtcacattagagtcacagtagagtcacattagtcaaagtagagtcacagtagagtcacattagagtcacattagtcaaagtagagtcacagtagagtcacattagagtcacattagagtcacattagtcaaagtagagtcacagtagagtcacattagagtcacattagagtcacagtagagtcacattagagtcacattagtcacattagagtcacagtagagtcacattagtcaaagtagagtcacagtagagtcacattagagtcacattagtcaaagtagagtcacagtagagtcacattagtcaaagtagagtcacagtagagtcacattagagtcacattagtcacattagagtcacattagtcacattagagtcacattagtcacattagagtcacattagtcacagtagagtcacattagagtcacattagagtcacagtagtcacattagagtcacagtagagacacaatagagtcacagtagagtcacaaTATAGTCACATtagtcacagtagagtcacattagagtcacattagagtcacagttgtcacattagagtcacattagagtcacattagagtcacattagagtcacatgAGTCACATGAGTCACATGAGTCACAATAGAGTCACAatagtcacagtagagtcacattagtcacattagagtcacagtagagtcacattagagtcacagtagagtcacaatagtcacagtagagtcacattagtcactttagagtcacagtagagacacaagagtcacagtagagacacaagagtcacagtagagacacaagagtcacagtagagtcacaatagagtcacagtagagtcacagcAGTCACaatagagtcacagtagagtcacagcagtcacagtagagtcacagtagatGATAGGACTCACCATGCACACTGAGGCTGCAGAGCTGTGGTAGTGACATCAGCCATGTTTGCAAGTGACAGGTGGGTCCAGGTACAGAGTACAGGTGGAAGATTGACAGGCTGCGGAGGCGGGACAACGGCTGCAGAACTTCCTGCGTCACCACAGCATCATAGTTCAACAACTGCAGGTCAGATAACTGCAGAGCACCGCCACCTGCTGGCAGACAAACACAACGCACCTGTCGTCACCAGCTGCACTGCTCACTAACAGCAGTTAGTAGCAACAGCAAAAAggtagtgagcagcagttagtggtcaCACAAGTGATGTGCTgcctcctgtttgtttggagtgaccTTCAACAGGTGTTCTTACCTGTTCCACCTTTAACGAGACCTGCTACCTGCTGATTACCTGTTTCATTTTACAGGTGAGTTTaagtgtgtgtacctgtgagGTTGGCAGGACCAAAGAAGTCATGTGACAGCGTCTTGTAAGTGATCATGGTGCAGGACAGGTGTTTCAGCTCAGTCAGGTGAGTCAGGACGCTGCTGAGTGTCGGTACACTCAGACTGCCATCgtggtgcagcagcagtgaggtgAGACGAGTCAGCTGACTCATGGAGGCCAACAGGTGAGAAGCAGGACAGGTGAGCTGCACGTTACAGAGACTGAGCTGCGTCAGCTGGTGActcagaggaaacaggaagttgacGTTTTTGAACGGCGTGGAAGAGTTAGTGATGGACAgacgctgcagctgctggaagAGTTTCAGCTCATCGACGCCCCCTTCCCTCCAATCGTCCAATCCCAGCGCGTCAAGAGCAGGAAGCCAGGTGGAAAGCTGCTTTAGGTGTTTCCTCTTACATGAACGCACCGACACGCTACCCACGTGCCGCTGAGCCAGGCTGCGCCAGAACGGGCGGTTGTATCGAGAGAAGTGTCGCAGCACAACACTGAAGCCTCGCCACAGGGGGCGGGACTTATCCAGCAGTTGTCTGAAGTGTGAACAGGTGCAGCGCACACTCAGTTTGTCTCTCCAGGACAGGAAGCTGAACACCTGCAGCCACAACTCAGCAGGAAgctgcagcactgacatcatcaccaCTGCACACCGCCACGATCAGAGTATCAATATCGATTATTGATTATTACTGATGTCTGTTCACCTGCAGATTGACAGGAAGCTGCAGCGCTGACATCGTCACAACGAGAATTTATCAACAACAAACAGTTGATTAGCTGTATCGATTATTGATTAATTCTGCTGTCTGATCGTCGATGAGACTCACTGACTTCTCgtctcttctgctgctgctgctgctacttccTGCTGcgtcagagagcagagagtgtgtgtgagcaacgAGAGGTCTCACTCTGACTGTTTCTGCTGAGCTCAGGATTTAGTTTGTTACATTATCAATATTTGCATCTTATTATTCTATTTTCAGCTCAAGTGTCAATCagtcactttattgatcccacaAGATGAAGGATTAATACAGTGATCCCACATCATGTCatcatataaacataaactaTTATGAGTTTAGATTTCAACTCctgaatgtatttattgaaCTTTATTGAACTTTATTGaactttatttaatcattttttgtttttggttcaAAAGAGAATCTAAAGACAAAGATATGAAGCTGTGATGTTTGACAGGAGGTATCACTGTGAGTAAAGAGGAAAAACTAAAATCCATCAGAATTTCAAACAGTTGAAGGATCCTGATTCATTACAAATCCTTCAgcctctgtgattggctggttCGGTGCTGCCTAACTAGCACATTGTTAGTTTAAGTCAGACCTGGTCAGGTGCTcacagacaacaacagacacacattttttaaaggaagtCTCCATTAAGTTTGGTCTTCCgcagtgtgtgtggttgtgtgtgtgtgtgtgtgtgtgtatgtgtgtgtatgtttgtttgtgtgcgtgtgtgtgtgtatgtttgtttgtgtgcgtgtgtgtcggcagtgtgttaattaaatcaaatttgtTTTATAGTCCTGagtgtcacaacaacaacatcagcgACAGCTAAACAGGGGTGAACTCTGACCCTTGTAAGTATTCGCTCAAAATGCTTCAGTTCCCAAACATGAAGACGTGTACTGAGATTGATGATGATTGGACAAAATGTTAATGAGTTCTGGACAATTTCAAGCTCAGCTCcagtttttgttaaattttttAGTCAATATCttagaaattaaataaatcaataaacttTATGCAACTTTTGATCGGCTTTGTCAATAGTGATAGAAAGAATAATAATCTCTCCTCTGGTCTGTTTCTGCTCTTCAACAGCagacagagtgagacctcttcacaataaaacgtgtgtgtgtgtgtgtgctgacgtCACTGTCAGTAAATTACATAATGACAGTTTAATAAATGACCCTGAGCCTGTGAGACCATAAACAGGGCTGAAATATTCAGGTCATGTACTCATGTAACTGTACAAtgtacaaatacttcattatgAGTAAACGTACTGCAGTATTATCAGCTAAATGTTCTTCAAGTATCCAAGGAAAGTTCAAATGATGTGTTTACACGTGAGCAGCTGATTTAAATCtgttcaaatgttttctttataaattATGAATCTGATGTGATGAAGAGTTTGTCGCTCTGTTCTCTCAATTAAATACAAACTCGAAACATCagttaatgtaaaataaatatataacaacaaatacataaactgagaaacaaacatcagtttCTGTCGGCACACGTCTCGGATCCTTTTTCAATTTATGAAACTGCTTCAGACTTTCATTCATTCCAGAGAAACATTAACAACAGAAtatcttgttgttgttgacgttgaagatgttgttgatgttgttgaagatgttattgttgtttttgttgatgttgttcatgatgttgttgctgaagctgttgttgttgttgatgttgttgtttagtTCTCACTGTTTTTACTATAAAGACTTTAGAGTTGAATGAGCCAGCAGGTGTCTCttcattatatttaataattgATTAGTTACACGAAGCAGAATAAAGATCAATAatcataaatcaataaatgtccTCAGAGTTGGGTTCGGGTTCGGGTTCGGGTGACTCGCCACTCGTGACGTTTTTCATGTAGGTGAAGATGAGCTGATCGATCAGCAGGAGGCGCTGAAGCTGAGGAGGACCtccaccacagaagaagaagaaaccaggAAGTGAGAAGTTGGTCTTCAGCGTGAGATGACAGGAGTTATCGATCAGATGGAAGGTGAGTGCACACCTGCACAGTGATCACATGATCGATGATCGAACGTGACTGGAACTGATCCATTGATCGATGCTTATTTGTGTGAAGATGAAAGCGCACGAGGGTCGCGTGTTAAACATCCGCCAATCAGCTGATCGGCTGACGTATCGATCTGACTGTTTACACGGAGCGGAACACTTCACACACCCGTCAATCAACCTGCTTCTGTTATCTATCAAACGATCATCAATCAGACAATCGATCACATGAGACTGCTTATCACGTGCGCCGCCATACTGCTGTGACgtcatctgtgtttatgttgagGTCGGAAGTCCATCTGGTCCATccgttcttcttcttcatatATAGCatataatattcatatataGTATATTAATAGATCATGTCTATATgtcaaaaagtaaatataaggGTGTCAACATTTTACAGTGTCTTTAACTTTAATGAATCCAGTGCTGAGGAGACATTTGGCTCGTTGGAGATGAACTGCGCTTcgcctggaaggtggacgagaccaggcggcagcagcagcaacagaaagCTGCAGTCCagtcggacagtttccagccgccgTCAAGAatatacaggaagtcacagaaacatttacatcctgttagatcCACCTGTAGGCTACCTTTAGTTTGCAGAACACGTTCGGAGAGCTATGGCTGATATATAtgtgtaattatatacagtatatatgtgggaatatgtgtgtatctgccattgtattctatcctttgttctttttgtctgccttgtaaagcactgattgctcgttttgataagtgttatataaataacctttattattattatcattattattattattattattatcaaccacacaaaatatgtttgttaacagattaaaccttcattgcacagcatgagattcatataatctagcattaaatataacaattacacagaaaattaggattttcgacaaaacgtagtgtttgtggtcctaactaagagccaatcagctctctgatcaggcgacagccaggcgtttcccatcatgccctgagGTCTTGCAGTCGGTGGAGAACAACTTCGGCGCCTGGCTCTAAAAACTGCGGCCGCCTTGATCTCGTGAGGTTATCGTTGCCGGCGCGTGCATGACGTCAGAACAAGTCGGGATCAAGTCGGACACAAATCTAGCCTggctcatctcgaacgagcctaatgtctcctctcctgcctctcacagtgacatcagcaaacaggaagtgctctGCTGTCACAGGAAGTGCCCGAAAGATCAAAGATAACGCAGCCGACTGGCACAACCTGATGATGAGGTGGGAAAAACTCAACGAGGAAGGATTTGATGTGGCGGGAAACATAGTCAACATGAGACTGACACGGTGAGTTTACGTTAGCTTAATGAGTTTAGTTTAATCTGACAGGTGACTCGAGCGACATCACTCGAGGACATTTATCCTCACACATTTATCTTCACTCATTTATCATCACACATTTATCCTCACACATTTATCTTCACACATTTATCCTCACACATTTATCCTCACACATTTATCTTCACACATTTATCCTCACACATTTATCCTCACACATTTATCCTCACACATTTGTCAGAGGGGCAACCAATCCCTGatggaggggggtgggggtctGTGTTAATGTGGGTGTGGTCTATGTTGATGTGGGTGTGGTCTATGTTGATGTGGGTGTGGTCTGTGTTAATGTGAGTGGGGACTGTTTGATGTGGGTGTGCTCTGCGTTGATGTGGGTGGagtttgtgtgggtgtggctTGTGCTGGTGTGGGTGGGTCTGTGTTGATGTGGGTGGGGCCTGTGTTGATGTGGGTGGGGCGTGTGTTGATGTGGGTGGagtttgtgtgggtgtggctTGTGCTGGTGTGGGTGGGTCTGTGTTAATGTGGGTGTGGTCTGTGTTGATGTGGGTGGGGCCTGTGTTGATGTGGGTGGGGCGTGTGTTGATGTGGGTGGagtttgtgtgggtgtggctTGTGCTGGTGTGGGTGGGTCTGTGTTGATGTGGGTGGGGCGTGTGTTGATGTGGGTGGagtttgtgtgggtgtggctTGTGCTGGTGTGGGTGGGTCTGTGTTAATGTGGGTGTGGTCTGTGTTGATGTGGGTGGGGCCTGTCCATTGCCTGTTAAgtgtttaacagtttttaatctttttttcctccttcagttCTCGGAGTGATCAGCTGCTGGTGGACGAGTTTTCATCAGCTTCATCAGCTCCGTCGCAGCAGACGGGCGGAGCTCCAGAGCTGCAGGATGAATGCTGCAAACTGCAGGACGTCATCAACAAAATGGTGATCGTTCATGTATCTAAGCTGAAGGGTTTTaagactttttcttttattgtgaaatggaTCAGTCTTGATCACAAACACGTCCAAGTTTCAGAACAAAAGCTGTTTTCTGTAACATGTTGTCATGGTCACAGCGTGTAGTTctggtaaccctaacccttatgTGACGCAGTTCTTATTGTGAACTGGTCACAGCTCAGTTTTATGTTCAGTACCAGTAAACTGACCTCTCTGACCGCTGACCTCTAACCTCTTTCCTTAAGCTCTCACCTGATTGGTCGCCTATGTTCCTGCACATTCTCAGACTGGGATGATGAAGATGGATGCTGAACAGTCGAGTCAGTTTGTAACTGAACCCTACATCTGTGGTTTCATGTGCTCAGGTCGTCGTGGTGATGAAGATGGAGcgtctgatgacatcacagcaagCTGTTCAAGATCTGGAGGAGTTTCAGTTTGGACCTGAAGGAAGAAAGTTTCCTCTGTTTCACAGCTGGAACACCAAACACTTCGGTGAGTTTCCCTGTTCGATGCAACGCACCTGAGTAATGTTATCAGTCTCACCTGAGTGATgatgtttcttcctgtttcagAGGAGTCGTCTCGTGTCCTGTTGGAGTCGTTCTGT
It contains:
- the LOC141010084 gene encoding uncharacterized protein isoform X2; the encoded protein is MMSVLQLPAELWLQVFSFLSWRDKLSVRCTCSHFRQLLDKSRPLWRGFSVVLRHFSRYNRPFWRSLAQRHVGSVSVRSCKRKHLKQLSTWLPALDALGLDDWREGGVDELKLFQQLQRLSITNSSTPFKNVNFLFPLSHQLTQLSLCNVQLTCPASHLLASMSQLTRLTSLLLHHDGSLSVPTLSSVLTHLTELKHLSCTMITYKTLSHDFFGPANLTGGGALQLSDLQLLNYDAVVTQEVLQPLSRLRSLSIFHLYSVPGPTCHLQTWLMSLPQLCSLSVHGGHPLAVYADFLPSSLLSLTLCVDLQPEDLQVVSQRAPQLHHLHLEPWSSSSNLVRLLPQLFPHLRTLRIRHHHVSDSDFLHLQQLQHLDTLEVLDSYYRPDPTDPSWVVYEPSPRLLQLISDLQELTNHRVRVITRSHRDPLTCHCV
- the cinp gene encoding cyclin-dependent kinase 2-interacting protein codes for the protein MTGVIDQMEVTSANRKCSAVTGSARKIKDNAADWHNLMMRWEKLNEEGFDVAGNIVNMRLTRSRSDQLLVDEFSSASSAPSQQTGGAPELQDECCKLQDVINKMVVVVMKMERLMTSQQAVQDLEEFQFGPEGRKFPLFHSWNTKHFEESSRVLLESFCQELKLKQLILQELAHTVTSDLCMVYLSCWLHQPFSPPQTRLTLEALLLETGHRPL
- the LOC141010084 gene encoding uncharacterized protein isoform X1: MMSVLQLPAELWLQVFSFLSWRDKLSVRCTCSHFRQLLDKSRPLWRGFSVVLRHFSRYNRPFWRSLAQRHVGSVSVRSCKRKHLKQLSTWLPALDALGLDDWREGGVDELKLFQQLQRLSITNSSTPFKNVNFLFPLSHQLTQLSLCNVQLTCPASHLLASMSQLTRLTSLLLHHDGSLSVPTLSSVLTHLTELKHLSCTMITYKTLSHDFFGPANLTAGGGALQLSDLQLLNYDAVVTQEVLQPLSRLRSLSIFHLYSVPGPTCHLQTWLMSLPQLCSLSVHGGHPLAVYADFLPSSLLSLTLCVDLQPEDLQVVSQRAPQLHHLHLEPWSSSSNLVRLLPQLFPHLRTLRIRHHHVSDSDFLHLQQLQHLDTLEVLDSYYRPDPTDPSWVVYEPSPRLLQLISDLQELTNHRVRVITRSHRDPLTCHCV